CCATgactgtggaaggaaaatgatgcacgGTTTTCAGGAATACTttcttttacaataaaattCAGAGACACGTGGAGTGAATCTGTATTCAGCCCCCAGAGTTTATTCTCTGTAGAGACAACTTTGTCTGCAGATGCAGGTCTTTGGGGTATGTCTGTGGACATACATCTAGAGATGTCCAAAGCTTATTGGCAAAATGTCTCCAGCTCACTGGAAGGATAGTTTCCCTCTACATACATTTGTTAGTATTGCCACAAGTTAAgttttgaactttgactaggtcattctAGCACAGGGATTACCATGATCTAAACAATTCCATTGCAGCTCTAGGTCTATGTTTTCATCATGTCTAGGTCTATGTTTGTTCCATTGACTCTAACAAATTTCCTGAGACAAAAGTATCCCTACAAcacaatgctgccaccatgtCTTTCCCCAGTGCAGATGATGCTGATGTGCAGCGTTAGTTTTTCTCCACACATATTTAGCAAATTGTCATAAAAGTTTAATTGCTGTCACCTGATAGGAACACCTTCTTCCATGTGTTTGCTGTCTGTGTGACTTGTGGCAAAATGCAAGCAGACGTTCTCATGTCTTATCTGGCGACTCTTcaataaaagccagatttttgGAGTACATGGCATCCAGTTGTGCTGTGGACAGATTCCCTCACCTTGGCTATGGGTTATCAAAGGCCTCCGGCTGCTTCCCTTGCCAGCCTAGCAGTTTAGGTAGACAGGGATGTCTGGCTAGGTTTACGGTTGTGCTAAACTCTCTCCATCTtcggatgatggattgaacagagctatATGAGGTTTTCCAACCTTGGGATACTGTTTTATAACCCAACTCTGCGAGCCTCTGAGGTGGCGTTGCCAACTCTCCAGGATGTCTCATGTTTTGAGCCTAACTGAAGCATCCCATATTTTAATTGCAGCCTGTAATTTAAGTAAGGAAGTCGCATCGAAGTAGAAAGCTGCTTTTCATCTTCGATGGATTAAGTTTAAGCCAGTTGGATGACCGCTGTTTCCTTCTCTGAGACATGACACATTCTTAACAGGCCTCTGCACTGAACGATAAGCCGAAGAAGGAATTCAGTACCTCTCGAGGGGAGGACTTGGACAGCCCTGGGACTGAATCAAATACATTTACTGTTTTCCTGAGATTTCAACAGTAGGCTCCCTATGCCATGGCTTTTTAACACGTAGGTGCAAGCCGTCTTAGGGAGGGGGGTGGGTTCTCAGGAAGTCCATGTGTTCCTGTAGCTGTGACATAAGTTTAGGAGTTTAGCAACAACTTCCGAATATTGTGGTGGACAGGAAAAGGGGCAGCCGTCATGAGTGTGCTTCTCTTTACAATCCCTGAACAAAGAACAAGGACCTGATTGCAGCTTTTGATCTCCGGATGCTTTCATCCTGGGCAACGTGGCCAGGCACATACAACTTTTCAGATTGCAGGCTGCAGCCAGTTTGATTCATCGTCATAAAAactataataacaataaattaaCCTAATTTTATGCATTAGGCACAGCAGATCTTACATGACTGCAGTGCTCTCAGATGAGTTTTACAGCCAATGAATGTAAAGCCAAGGGCAGATTGCATCAGGAAGAGCTGCACCTCCTTGCTGCCAGTAGATGGTCTGCGCAGACAAGGGGGTGGGGTGTGCAGCTGCAACTGGGAGGAGAAAAGGGGATTTGGGGAATATTCTTTGTCCTCGCCCAGCAGTTCAAGCAGCACTGCCGGAGAAGCTGTTGTCTCCTCTCAGcgaatggagagaaaaaacagcaactgaAGGCCTTGATATTTGATCCAAGGGCTTCATTTCAGGAGAGAAAACTGAAGACAACTTCCAGGATACCAGAAGACATTTTGAAGGTAAAAAATACAGACAGAATCCCACAAACAAAGCGAGGCGGTAGAATCGTTTTTCGTTCCTAACAAACGTTTCTGTGACTTCAGCGTCTCTGTGTTGCTTCATGGTCTGTGtggaaagctgtttttttttaactataaaaGCTGGAAAAGTGAACAGAACCGGGCCAACGTGTCGCTTAAAGCCCCGTTAGAGTTTAGGCGCACAAGGTGATGGGAGGCAGCGCTGAAATCACCCGGAATGCCTGAAATTACCGCTGTTTTAACGCATATTTGCTAGAAAACGGGCTCAGTTAGTTCAGCGTGTGGTGATTTGTAACAGATTACATAACGTTGGTTTATGGTATTTCATTATTGTTGTAGGAGAATCTACAGGAACGTTTTAATATTTTCACCATTGCCTTTAGTTACCCTCCCCCTTCCAGATTTTGCGCCATCGGTGCGTAAAGTTACTCCGTTTGTCCATCAGACAGACCGGAGATCCGGTCTCCCTTCGGGTTCTGCGGGGTCCCTCCGTTACGTGGTCTGCCACGAGGAGGATACCCCCCCCAATCACCCACGTATTTTCCGCAAATGAGATCAGTTTCCAGTTCACGTTGCACTGCTGCATGGTGTGAAATGCTTGGCCAAACCGGACTTTCTGGGTTCTCTCACATAACTGAGAGCGCCCTGTTGGAGTTTCTTCCCTggctcaacccccccccccccctttccctctcttttttcttaGAAATATGAGGCtcaatttttttccacttttaaaccTCCGCCCAGATGTTGGGGCAACAAAGCGTCTCTGTTCTGCATAGCAGCGCATTGTGGAacaccaatcctgccataattaagaACACACTTATAAAGACTCATAGGATCAGAAAATAACTTAATACATGTCACATGCCACATGTATGCCACAGTtgttttttcatgttattttgttgtgctgtttttacgGCACAAAACTAAATATTCAGGAGGAACCTTCATAAACATGACGAGGTTTCAACAAATCTTATCTGCAGTTATCTGTTCCTAATGAATCCAGAATATttatcgatagatagatagatagatagatagatagatagatagatagatagatagatagatagatagatagatagatagatagatagatagaagtgGCTCCTACCGAAACCTCTGAGGACCCGAGCTTCAAAGATGGAGAGCCACCCTCCCTGCTTAGTATGAGGGGTGGGTGAGAGGGCAGTTTAGTTTATATGTTGATTGCATTGACCAGACACCTATATGTGCATCTTAAGCCTTCCTTTACACTATAATCAGTAACGGTAATGGATGCAAGGGTAATCcatcctttttttgttcttataatgaatatatatattttgaatttctgCAGAAAAGAACAAAGATTACAGGGGAATAAAacctcttttttccccttttgttgttttttgggctACTTTGCCAATTCGTACACCCATTTTGGGCCGGTATGGCTTCTGTTTCGACCTGTGATGGTTACCATTTTTCCACATTGTTCTTGGCACAAAGACGGACCTGTTCCCATTATGCATTGGACTTCACCAGGGCTGGCCCTTCTCATCAGTCCTCTTTGTGCTGTTCATGGACAGAATCTCAAGGCGTGGTCGTACAGAGGAGGGTGTCTGATTTCTGAACCTCAGGGTGGTGTCTTTGCTTTTAACGGaggatgtggttctgttggcttCTCTAAGCCATGACCTCCAATGTTTGCTGCAAGAGTGTGAAGCTGCCAGGACAAGAGTCAGCTCCTCCAGGTCTGAGGCCATGGTCAATGGATTGCCCCCTCTGGCATGGGAACAGTTTCTGCCTGAACCGAAGGAGTTTCTTTCTCACGAGTGATGGTAGGATTTAATgagagatggacagacggattgGGGCTTCGGCTGCAGTAAATCCAGACGCTGctccggtctgttgtggtaaaaaaaagagctgagtTAAAAAGCAAACCTTCACCTACGGTCACGAGGTACGGATCATGACAGAAAGAATAAGATTCTGCATACAAGCTGCTGAAATGAGCTTGTATGCAGAGGGAGGCagggctcagccttagagataaggtgaggagctctgtAATCTGAGGGGAGCTTAAAGTAGAGCCGGTATTTCTCTGCTTAAAAATGCCCCCTGGGTGCATCTATTTAGATTTCTTCCGGGTTCGTGCCATTGGGAGGAGACTCCGGGGAAGATCTAGaactcactggagggactatatatcccATCTGGTTGGGGAAagccttgggatcccccagaatgagctggaggatgttgctaGGAAGAGGGATGTCTAGGTTTCCCTCCTGGAGGGAAGACAATTAGccagaaaacataaaagcatATGTTTGATTTGATGAATTTAATACAAGCCTTGTTATAtttgaggttaaaaaaaagttacatctGTAGGTTTTTAAATGCTGGAAGAGCTAATGGAAAACACCCCAGAATCCTTTGGCAGGTTAAAGTTAACACAAATTTGAAAACTATTCAAAGTGCTCAGAAATAAAAGCCcagttttaaaagacaaaagtaGCTAAGCCAGGTGTAAATGCAGAATGATGAAATTATCTGACTAGGACTGCTGAAACCTGTGATCTGTCATTTTTGTGCTTGTTGGAACATCAAAAAGCAAATCCTcacatttcttatttttgtaGTGGCCATCTGTAGTAATTTGATATAACGCAAACTGAAATTAGTCCATTAGAAGGTTATAATTTTACCAAAGGCAGAGGTTAGTGCTGTTTTCTCATTCTAACAACGTCTACGTATCTCTGTGGGGTTAAGTCTGCCTGCTGCACACATCTGCGAAATCAGATACAATTGATTTGGCGAACCATTGTTAGAATGTTTTTCTACTTACTATAGAGAGATGTAGAGATGTGCCGTTTATAATTTGGCTGTTTTAGAATCCGTATTTTATTTGGTGTAAAGTTTATCTTCCTTATTCTCTTCTCTCCGCACAGGTTTGATAACTTCCTTCATCTGGCACCAAAATGAGCTGGAGCTTCCTCACTCGCCTGCTGGAGGAGATCTCCAATCACTCCACCTTCGTGGGCAAGCTCTGGCTCACCTTCCTCATCGTCTTCCGGATTGTGCTGACGGCGGTCGGCGGCGAGTCCATCTACTATGATGAACAGAGTaaatttgtgtgcaacacacaCCAGCCTGGTTGTGAGAACGTTTGCTACGATGCGTTTGCGCCTCTCTCGCACATTCGCTTCTGGGTGTTCCAGGTGATCATGATCAGCACACCCACCATCATGTACCTCGGGTTTGCCATGCACAAGATCGCCCGCATGGACGACGACGACTACAAGCCCCGTGAGAAGAAGAGGGTACCGATAGTGAACCGGGGAGCCAACAGGGACTACGAAGAAGCGGAGGATAATGGGGAGGAGGATCCCATGATCCTAGAGGAGATTGAGCCAGATAAGGAGAAGGATAAGGAGGCTTCAAAGACTCCCAAAAACAAGCATGACGGCCGGCGTCGCATCAAGAGAAATGGGCTCATGAAGTTCTACGTCTTCCAGCTACTATCACGAGCTGTCTTCGAGGCGTCGTTTCTCTTCGGGCAGTACATCCTCTACGGCCTGGAGGTGGCGCCGTCCTATGTGTGCACGCGCTCCCCTTGCCCGCACACGGTGGACTGCTTTGTGTCACGTCCCACTGAGAAAACCATCTTCCTGCGCATCATGTATGCTGTCAGCGCTTTGTGCCTGCTCTTCACCTTGCTGGAGATCCTTCATCTCGGCATCAGCGGGATTCGGGACTGTCTGTGCGGGCCGCGACCTCGCTCTCCTGCCTCTCGCCATCCAGCCCAGGCCAGCCAGAGATCCTCGATTTGCCGCCAGGCCTCGGCGCCTCCGGGTTATCACACTGCTGTGAAGAAGGACCCGTCTGGAAAATTGGGCTTCCGGGATAACTTGGGAGACTCGGGCCGTGAGTCCTTTGGTGATGAGGCGTCGACTCGGGAGCTGGAGAGGCTGCGCAGACACCTGAGACTGGCTCAGCAGCACCTAGATTTGGCGTACCAGAACGAGGAGAACACCCCGCCCCGCAGCAGCAGTCCAGAGTCGAACGGCACTGCGGTGGAGCAGAACAGACTAAACTTTGCCCAGGAGAAGCAGAGCAGCACCTGTGACAAAGGTAAGCCGTGTACAAACACACACCtgtccttgtttaaaatacaaagtgaggacctatatttccattaattttcaacccttctatggcctaacccggACTCTAACCCAggggtgggtagagtagccaaaaataaagtacaatatatgactcaagtaaaagtaaaaacgtACAgggcagtaaaactactcctaacagtacattttattcaaaaacttacacaagtaaatgtaactgagtaaatgtaaataGTTACTACCAGGGTCCGAGATTAACACTCCCCAGatgccaaatgcgagtaaattttccGTTTGCCGagtaaatttcagagggctagctgccacatggcgagtaaatgtttgcaccAAAAAAGTCGTGTTTTTCTGTCACACTCACACATGTGATGctgaaaatacagcaaatacaCCATGTGCGTTTTCTAATAACTAGCGTTTGGCTCAGGCTAAATACATAGAGGGATTATGCGGAGATATTTAGCAGGGGTCagtcagaattaatattttggccaacttggccggtaaataaggaagttaatttcggacactggttactacccacctctgccctaaccctaaaccttaCCTTTACCAGTGTATACCCACTgcaaaatggaactaaaaataggtaacattttcttgaaattaactgtatttgtccttagtttgagcaggtgaacaaaactatctgccaatggagtgagtgttttgacccctaaaataggataattaaatactgcacttaaaataagatgatggagatcagttgttcttattttaagtgcaacaatcttattccattggcagataatcttatgtacctgctcaaatacatgactcatttcaagaacattttactgcaGTGTAATCCTACccaaacctaattgacaccttcaTGAATCAAGaatcctttattgtcaccgcgtgttaccgtggtgaaatttcttttttaaagtgttaaacttaacccctagcccagaaaggACCaaaaaagtcctcactttactagtaaaatgtgcaaaataagTTCTCGCTCctctgcaagtacaagaacgcACACACTTAAATTGTTGCATTCATCTAAGGAAAAATGACCAACCTGGCCTAaatgtcttcacaggtctgcgtGCATGAACTGTGACGAACAGTGAGATCAAAAAGGGAAACAGCTGACTTGCTTGAGATGGATGCAGAGCCCAGGCCTCCCAGTGTTACATCCCGCTGTGGCGTCGTCTCAGCGCAGCAGAACTCCCCACGGCAGACCCAAAGTGCTTTTTAACTGCCATCGCGCAACAAATGTGGTAAAGGTTGACATGTACATCTCCCTCAGGGCAGCTAACTTTTAGATACTATATGGATATTTTATTATGAAGTCGGGAgcgttttgtcatttttataattttctttataattattattgttatggTCCGTGTGTAAATCTCAAGTTTGCCTTAGACTTGAACTGGAATATTGATAAGGAAAGGCCTAGCCGGTCGTTTTGTAACTTTTGTATTTTGTGAGAGTGAGTTTGGGTTGATTGTGGAAGCGAGCAGAAAGTGGAACAGGGCAacctcaaatcaaagacaggtACTAGGTGTTAGTAGTTTATGAAGACTGTACAAGATGTTGATCATCACTCAAGGGCTTCTCTCAAGTgtccccttttctttttgtctttaatgTCAGAGTCGGTCCTGAACCGGTTGCTTTTCCAATCCTTGAACCTGTGGCCTGTACGGCGAAGCCAGTTTTAGGCCATCTTTGAAGCATTCCTACTTATAATTTCTATACTCTTACTTTGgtttaaagtgagacttctgaACCAATCAAACCCTTTCCTCCTTTAGGTTTCCTTGGTTCCTGTGCTGTCTAGAATTagattttagtatttttttgtattagtctgactaagaaaaaaaaattgtattttgaaaTTTTATCTGCTGTCCTGCATtgtctaaaccaggggtcaccaacatggggcccgcaAGCACCAAGTAGCCCCTGAGATCACATGTGGTGCCCTAGAACCAGTtctaaaaatagcacaacccacCAGCGAGCTGCatctaaactttattttattcgattactcttcctgtttattcacagttgcatttatacagatttaaaaatgacaatatcgataacaaagcatgaaaaatgtttgttttatttaaagttaaggtgaactctgactcttctcaTTCTCATTCAGTACTGGTAGCTCTTTGTATGACACAATACTAATGAAAtagctctcagtttcagaaATGTTGGTGATCCCTGGTCTAAATATTCCACCCTCTACTGTGTCCTTTCTTCTGTATATCCATTATTCCTGTCCTATTAAGTTTTTCCACCCTGTATTCTTCTTTGCTTCCTTTCTGTTCCAGTATGCCTTGTTGCAGGCTACTGAGTTAAACACCTTCCCAGGTAAAGAGCTGAGGCGTCTGTTAAGGAGGTACGGTTAGGAGGCTCTGGATTTGCATGGTTCCTTTGGGGTTTGGGTTTTTATGAGAAGGATCTACTGTGCATCCATATCAGGAACTGGTCCCACTGCTTGTCTTTCTGAGTCCCTCCTCCTCAGCTCGGAGCTGTTTTTGTTGTGCTGCTCTCTATAATCTGTCAGCGATGAACCTTCTTTGCCGTAAAGGCCTCTGACTGGAACACTTGAGGTGCTTTTGTCCAAAGGAACAAACAAACCTGGGTAATGCTTGAAATGGGAGAACCAAGTAACTCTTGATAATTGCCatgcgttgttttttttttaaatgtttgatactgttctttatttttgtattctGAGTATTGTTGTTAGGATCCTATATTTCAAAGGAATGACGTTCACTGCTGTCTCTGCTCTCCACGGCCGGATTCTGAGAGTCAACCAGTGCGTTCTGAAAGCCGTTCAGTATAGTTTGAAAGTTAAAACTGCAGCAGTTTATGGGGTCTTATTCCCCCCATCAGTCGGTCgctccgttttttttgttttttattcggTACATGTTGTGTGTGACCTTGAAATGTTTACTTGTGCTGCAAACAAACTGCTACAATGTGAATTTATTCTTTGATTGCAACCGCTGTTGTATTCAGACCTGTAACCACAGTGCCATTAGTACACCATAAATGTAGTCATCTCAGATATTTTTAGACCAacttttttgtactttttatacGTTTTGTATTGATTAgtactttgtggtttttaaaataaacttttttttttacaatcatttCTCAAGTTTCTCAGTTGTATCATTGAGGGGTGCTGATAGTTTccaaaatgtttggtttgagTCAGTTTGAAGAAATCAGAGGTGTGAAAGAGAGATATTTGAGACGCAGTGCAGTCAGTGAACTGTAAAGTCAACGTGCCATAATGGATTCTAGCACATTAAAGCTTTGCAGAATGCATTTTGTAACCTGAACACGTCTGGAGAGCTGGAGCGTTTCGCTCCGATGCAGAGATTGGAGTTGTTGCTTTGCTCAACCACAGATGCTTCAGATTACAGCTGCTAAATGCTAACAGAGGCTAGAGAGCGAGCTCACATCACATTTTTAGGTCCAGCCATTTGTTGCCCATGCACTTTAGCTTCTTTTACTGATATTTAAAGCATCCAGAATCTAAATCCTACAAATGAAATGTTCCCTTACCCTACCTGTCACTGTttctgtgtgagtgtgtgtgtgtgtgtgtgtgtgtgtgtgtgtgtgtgtggggggggggggggggggtcttttgATGGAATTTAAGGTTCAAAtttaaattgatttgtaacCTTTTTTGTAACCTGTCCTCATCTCTGGAAGCATCTTTCTAAAGAGCTGAAGGCAGCCAACACTGCTGATTTCACTTCTGGCTAATGTGGATTTGAAGGTCTGCAAG
Above is a window of Fundulus heteroclitus isolate FHET01 unplaced genomic scaffold, MU-UCD_Fhet_4.1 scaffold_611, whole genome shotgun sequence DNA encoding:
- the LOC105937113 gene encoding gap junction gamma-1 protein — translated: MSWSFLTRLLEEISNHSTFVGKLWLTFLIVFRIVLTAVGGESIYYDEQSKFVCNTHQPGCENVCYDAFAPLSHIRFWVFQVIMISTPTIMYLGFAMHKIARMDDDDYKPREKKRVPIVNRGANRDYEEAEDNGEEDPMILEEIEPDKEKDKEASKTPKNKHDGRRRIKRNGLMKFYVFQLLSRAVFEASFLFGQYILYGLEVAPSYVCTRSPCPHTVDCFVSRPTEKTIFLRIMYAVSALCLLFTLLEILHLGISGIRDCLCGPRPRSPASRHPAQASQRSSICRQASAPPGYHTAVKKDPSGKLGFRDNLGDSGRESFGDEASTRELERLRRHLRLAQQHLDLAYQNEENTPPRSSSPESNGTAVEQNRLNFAQEKQSSTCDKGLRA